A part of Kitasatospora acidiphila genomic DNA contains:
- a CDS encoding putative bifunctional diguanylate cyclase/phosphodiesterase, whose translation MRGRNEGADAHRQSVRHDTLCQPTEAGATGTVPIHLSPPAGHCPNCAAVLPGAPAPESELLAALRASELRFRAAFADAGIGMLLIDTDGLVLEANPALAEMLGHEVAALVQMHINDIITPEEGARRLYRELVIGVRDRLRLERRLNHREGREVWSSVTISLIRDSTGTPLYTLAMFEDVTERRRLGDRLAYQALHDPLTRLPNRTFFFDKLNDACAPRPNTEGATNGRRVGICYVDLDGFAAINDTLGHHIGDQLLSAVAARLERGFASGDRQLVARLGGDEFAVLVIDSEGSEQLTALAGQLLAVLERPFEVSGHRLSVTASVGVVERPIATTSPTELVKDADATLYWSKADGRARWTLYDRDRGAHQLTRRLLTTALRPALERGEFTVEYQPLVGLADGAVHGAEALVRWRHPRFGTLSPDRFIPLAEESGAIVPLGRWVLEESCRQARGWLAEFPDTEAFVSVNLAARQVWDSDVVTDVARVLDQTGLPARLLQLELTESAVLGPSGRPLQALQALADMGVRIAIDDFGTGYSNLAYLSRLPVHALKLDGSFIEGFRDPAPVGRPEPRSRRSEADEQIVGAMVRLAHDLGLTVTAEGIESAAQAERLRLTGCDTAQGWFFARPGDPSLVSAILREGRVRSSGPEWSPAVS comes from the coding sequence GTGCGAGGCCGGAACGAGGGGGCCGACGCACACCGCCAGAGCGTGCGGCACGACACGTTGTGCCAGCCCACCGAGGCAGGAGCAACCGGTACCGTCCCCATCCATCTGTCACCACCAGCCGGGCACTGCCCCAACTGCGCTGCCGTGCTGCCCGGCGCCCCCGCCCCGGAGTCCGAGCTGCTGGCCGCGCTGCGGGCCAGCGAGCTGCGGTTCCGCGCCGCCTTCGCGGACGCCGGCATCGGCATGCTGCTGATCGACACCGACGGCCTGGTGCTGGAGGCCAACCCGGCGCTGGCCGAGATGCTCGGGCACGAGGTCGCCGCGCTGGTGCAGATGCACATCAACGACATCATCACCCCCGAGGAGGGCGCCCGCCGGCTCTACCGGGAGCTGGTGATCGGGGTGCGGGACCGGCTCCGCCTGGAGCGCCGGCTCAACCACCGCGAGGGGCGCGAGGTGTGGAGCAGCGTCACCATCTCGCTGATCCGCGACTCGACCGGCACCCCGCTCTACACCCTGGCCATGTTCGAGGACGTCACCGAGCGCCGCCGGCTCGGCGACCGGCTCGCCTACCAGGCGCTGCACGATCCGCTCACCAGACTCCCCAATCGGACCTTCTTCTTCGACAAGCTGAACGACGCCTGCGCCCCGCGCCCGAACACCGAGGGCGCCACCAACGGCCGCCGGGTCGGCATCTGCTACGTCGACCTGGACGGCTTCGCCGCCATCAACGACACCCTCGGCCACCACATCGGCGACCAGCTGCTGAGCGCGGTGGCGGCCCGGTTGGAGCGCGGGTTCGCCAGCGGCGACCGCCAGTTGGTGGCCCGGCTCGGCGGCGACGAGTTCGCCGTGCTGGTCATCGACAGCGAGGGCAGCGAGCAGCTGACCGCCCTGGCCGGGCAGCTGCTCGCGGTGCTGGAGCGGCCGTTCGAGGTGTCCGGGCACCGGCTGTCGGTCACCGCCAGCGTCGGCGTGGTGGAGCGGCCGATCGCCACCACCTCGCCGACCGAGCTGGTCAAGGACGCGGACGCCACCCTCTACTGGTCCAAGGCCGACGGCCGCGCCCGCTGGACGCTCTACGACCGGGACCGCGGCGCCCACCAGCTGACCCGCCGCCTGCTCACCACGGCGCTGCGCCCGGCCCTGGAGCGCGGCGAGTTCACCGTCGAGTACCAGCCGCTGGTGGGCCTGGCGGACGGCGCGGTGCACGGGGCCGAGGCGCTGGTGCGCTGGCGGCATCCGCGGTTCGGCACCCTCTCCCCCGACCGGTTCATCCCGCTGGCCGAGGAGTCCGGCGCGATCGTACCGCTGGGCAGATGGGTGCTGGAGGAGTCCTGCCGGCAGGCCCGCGGCTGGCTGGCCGAGTTCCCGGACACCGAGGCCTTCGTCAGCGTCAACCTGGCCGCCCGCCAGGTGTGGGACTCCGATGTGGTGACCGATGTCGCCCGGGTGCTCGACCAGACCGGCCTGCCGGCCCGCCTGCTCCAGCTGGAGCTCACCGAGAGCGCCGTGCTCGGGCCGAGCGGCCGGCCGCTGCAGGCGCTGCAGGCGCTGGCCGACATGGGCGTGCGGATCGCCATCGACGACTTCGGCACCGGCTACTCCAACCTGGCCTACCTGTCCCGGCTGCCTGTGCACGCGCTGAAGCTGGACGGCAGCTTCATCGAGGGCTTCCGCGATCCGGCCCCGGTCGGCCGCCCCGAGCCGCGCTCGCGGCGCAGCGAGGCGGACGAGCAGATCGTGGGCGCCATGGTGCGCCTCGCCCACGATCTGGGGCTCACCGTGACCGCCGAGGGGATCGAGAGCGCGGCGCAGGCCGAGCGGCTGCGGCTGACCGGCTGCGACACCGCGCAGGGCTGGTTCTTCGCCCGCCCCGGCGACCCGTCCCTGGTCTCCGCGATACTGCGGGAGGGACGGGTGCGCAGCTCCGGGCCGGAGTGGTCGCCCGCGGTGTCCTGA
- a CDS encoding LLM class flavin-dependent oxidoreductase — MTGEDRQPRSDIRGVVRGSAPAPLSILDLATVGAGYTAAQALETTTELARTAERLGYHRFWVAEHHGMPGVASSTPAVLLAHLGAHTSTLRLGSGGVMLPNHAPLTIAEQFGLLEALHPGRIDLGLGRAPGTDQATARALRRGSLEDGDEFPRQLSELTHFLDGDFPAAHPYAKLSAVPSGPQRPPIWLLGSSGFSAQLAGRLGLPFAFAHHFSAANTVPALELYRSNFRPSAVLDEPYALIGVSAVAVPDGGLEAARHLARSAALGMLRLRRGMPTAIPTPQEAADYPYSPAEEDFVESWMANVVMGEPSRVADGLEELRKRTGADELMVTSHFHGHEDRLRSYELIAQAYGLLD, encoded by the coding sequence ATGACCGGTGAGGACAGGCAGCCGAGGAGCGACATCCGCGGCGTGGTGCGCGGCAGCGCCCCGGCCCCGCTCTCCATCCTCGACCTCGCCACCGTCGGCGCCGGCTATACCGCCGCCCAGGCCCTGGAGACCACCACCGAACTGGCCCGCACCGCCGAGCGGCTGGGCTACCACCGCTTCTGGGTCGCCGAGCACCACGGCATGCCCGGGGTGGCCAGCTCCACGCCCGCCGTGCTGCTCGCCCACCTGGGCGCGCACACCAGCACCCTGCGGCTCGGCTCCGGCGGCGTGATGCTGCCCAACCACGCGCCGCTGACCATCGCCGAGCAGTTCGGCCTGCTGGAGGCGCTGCACCCGGGCCGGATCGACCTGGGCCTGGGCCGGGCGCCCGGCACCGACCAGGCCACGGCTCGCGCCCTGCGGCGCGGCAGCCTTGAGGACGGCGACGAATTCCCGCGCCAGCTCTCCGAGTTGACGCACTTCCTGGACGGCGACTTCCCCGCCGCCCACCCGTACGCCAAGCTCAGCGCGGTGCCGAGCGGCCCGCAGCGCCCGCCGATCTGGCTGCTCGGCTCCTCCGGCTTCAGCGCCCAGCTGGCCGGCCGGCTCGGCCTGCCGTTCGCCTTCGCCCACCACTTCAGCGCCGCCAACACCGTGCCCGCGCTGGAGCTCTACCGGTCCAACTTCCGCCCCTCCGCGGTGCTGGACGAGCCGTACGCGCTGATCGGCGTGAGCGCCGTCGCGGTGCCCGACGGCGGCCTGGAGGCGGCCCGCCACCTGGCCCGCTCCGCCGCGCTCGGCATGCTGCGGTTGCGCCGGGGCATGCCGACGGCGATCCCCACCCCGCAGGAGGCGGCCGACTACCCGTACAGTCCGGCCGAGGAGGACTTCGTGGAGTCCTGGATGGCCAATGTGGTGATGGGCGAGCCCAGCCGGGTCGCCGACGGCCTGGAGGAGCTGCGCAAGCGCACCGGCGCCGACGAGTTGATGGTCACCTCGCACTTCCACGGCCACGAGGACCGGCTGCGCTCCTACGAACTCATCGCCCAGGCCTACGGTTTGCTCGACTGA
- a CDS encoding multidrug effflux MFS transporter, with translation MPDTFPTAPPSSPALGAAPAGRPTAPGVGLLLTLVLGSLSALAPLSMDMYLPALPRVTTGLHTQDALVQLTLTSCLVGLALGQLVTGPLSDALGRRRPLLLGMTLYTLATACCALAPDVRVLIVCRLLQGLSGAAGIVISRAVVRDLFDGLAAARFASTLMLVSGAAPLLAPILGGQLLQVTSWRGVFAVLAVLGGVILITTALRVPETLPPERRRSGGLPDTLRTMRQLLADRLFSAYLLTVAFGFGALFAFIGGSPYVVQEVFHGSAQQYSLIFALVELGLVGMAQLTGRVLLGRFSSHRIQLAGVASLTLAGLLLVLMSTVWHSGLAALTAGLFLMAAGLGTASPPSSALALQRAPHAAGTASALLGTMQFLTGAVAPALVGLGGQGSALPMAVVVLGYAAAALLAFLVLARPWQPVPDPLRG, from the coding sequence ATGCCCGACACATTCCCGACCGCGCCGCCCTCGTCCCCCGCCCTCGGTGCCGCGCCCGCCGGGAGACCCACCGCACCCGGGGTCGGCCTGCTGCTGACCCTGGTGCTGGGCTCGCTGAGCGCGCTGGCGCCGCTCTCGATGGACATGTACCTCCCGGCGCTGCCCCGGGTCACCACCGGCCTGCACACCCAGGACGCCCTGGTGCAGCTGACCCTGACGTCCTGCCTGGTCGGCCTGGCACTGGGCCAGCTGGTGACCGGGCCGCTCAGCGACGCGCTGGGGCGGCGCCGGCCGCTGCTGCTGGGGATGACGCTCTACACGCTCGCCACCGCGTGCTGCGCGCTGGCACCGGATGTGCGGGTGCTGATCGTCTGCCGGCTGCTGCAGGGGCTCTCCGGGGCCGCCGGCATCGTGATCTCGCGGGCCGTGGTGCGGGATCTGTTCGACGGGCTGGCGGCCGCCCGGTTCGCCTCCACGCTGATGCTGGTCTCCGGCGCGGCTCCGCTGCTGGCGCCGATCCTGGGCGGTCAGCTGCTGCAAGTCACCTCATGGCGCGGGGTGTTCGCGGTGCTGGCGGTGCTCGGAGGCGTGATCCTCATCACGACCGCGCTGCGGGTGCCGGAGACGCTGCCCCCCGAACGGCGGCGGTCCGGCGGGCTGCCGGACACGCTGCGGACCATGCGGCAGCTGCTGGCGGACCGGCTGTTCAGCGCCTATCTGCTCACCGTGGCCTTCGGGTTCGGGGCGCTGTTCGCGTTCATCGGCGGCTCGCCGTACGTGGTCCAGGAGGTGTTCCACGGCTCGGCGCAGCAGTACAGCCTGATCTTCGCGCTGGTCGAGCTGGGCCTGGTGGGCATGGCGCAGCTGACCGGGCGGGTGCTGCTGGGGCGCTTCTCCTCGCACCGGATCCAGTTGGCCGGTGTGGCGTCGCTCACCCTCGCCGGGCTGCTGCTGGTGCTGATGTCGACCGTCTGGCACAGCGGTCTGGCCGCGCTCACCGCGGGGCTCTTCCTGATGGCGGCGGGACTGGGCACGGCCTCGCCGCCGTCCTCGGCGCTGGCCCTGCAGCGGGCGCCGCACGCCGCCGGCACCGCGTCGGCGCTGCTGGGCACCATGCAGTTCCTCACCGGCGCGGTGGCTCCGGCCCTGGTCGGCCTGGGCGGTCAGGGCAGCGCGCTGCCGATGGCGGTGGTGGTGCTCGGCTACGCGGCCGCCGCGCTGCTCGCCTTCCTGGTGCTGGCCCGCCCGTGGCAGCCGGTGCCGGATCCGCTGCGCGGCTGA
- a CDS encoding OsmC family protein, which translates to MATTRTAHTVWQGDLLKGSGIVSFDSSGIGDQPVTWASRAEQANGRTSPEELIGAAHSSCFSMALSHALAGAGTPPARLETKAEVTFQPGEGITGIHLSVRGEVPGLDEQGFVAAAEDAKKNCPVSQALTGTTITLSAELA; encoded by the coding sequence GTGGCAACCACTCGCACCGCGCACACCGTCTGGCAGGGTGATCTCCTCAAGGGCTCGGGCATCGTGAGCTTCGACTCCTCCGGCATCGGCGACCAGCCGGTCACCTGGGCCTCCCGGGCGGAGCAGGCGAACGGCCGGACCAGCCCGGAGGAGCTGATCGGCGCCGCCCACTCGTCCTGCTTCTCGATGGCGCTGTCGCACGCCCTGGCCGGCGCGGGCACCCCGCCCGCGCGGCTGGAGACCAAGGCCGAGGTGACCTTCCAGCCCGGCGAGGGCATCACCGGCATCCACCTGAGCGTGCGCGGCGAGGTGCCCGGCCTCGACGAGCAGGGCTTCGTCGCCGCCGCCGAGGACGCCAAGAAGAACTGCCCGGTGAGCCAGGCGCTGACCGGCACCACGATCACGCTCTCCGCCGAACTGGCCTGA
- a CDS encoding DedA family protein: MGSPTLMTSSWFCVVAVLAVLGDAFLPFLPSGTLVILAVLKTSHSTQAPFLLAAAVAVASFLGDVLLLAAARRGGRLLRRRLSRSPQLAADVRRVQRSLESRTSRAAAAVVIVARFVPGGRTVLDLAIGHSANRSRTFLHWCAVSALVWACYIVTLGWLDSHWFNTTWLSLAVSCAAATAISTAVARLVRRSRQLALVAQLDEAA; encoded by the coding sequence ATGGGAAGTCCGACGCTGATGACGTCGAGCTGGTTCTGCGTGGTGGCCGTGCTGGCCGTCCTGGGTGATGCCTTCCTCCCCTTCCTGCCCAGCGGCACCCTGGTGATCCTGGCGGTCCTGAAGACCTCGCACAGCACCCAGGCGCCGTTCCTACTGGCCGCCGCGGTCGCCGTCGCCTCGTTCCTCGGGGACGTGCTGCTGCTGGCGGCGGCCCGGCGCGGCGGGCGCCTGCTGCGCCGCCGACTGAGCCGCAGCCCGCAACTGGCCGCCGATGTGAGACGGGTGCAGCGCTCCCTGGAGAGCCGGACCAGCCGCGCGGCCGCCGCCGTGGTGATCGTGGCCCGGTTCGTGCCGGGCGGGCGGACCGTGCTCGATCTGGCGATCGGCCACTCGGCCAACCGCTCGCGGACATTCCTGCACTGGTGTGCCGTGTCCGCGCTGGTCTGGGCCTGCTACATAGTGACGCTGGGCTGGCTGGACAGCCACTGGTTCAACACCACCTGGCTGAGCCTGGCGGTCTCCTGCGCCGCCGCCACCGCGATCAGCACCGCGGTGGCCCGACTGGTGCGCCGCAGTCGGCAGTTGGCGCTGGTGGCCCAACTCGACGAAGCGGCCTGA